GGAAGTTACGCTTTGACTCTCCACGTCCACCAAATTGTTCGGCAAAACGATCGCCAAAGAAGAATTTAAATTCTTCAGGAATATCGTCTAGGAAAGGAGAACGAGAATCTACTTTAGCTTTTCCTTCAACGGAAAGAGTGACAACGGCAGGTTGTACTTTTTCTAACATCGGTGCAAGACTGTTTTGTTCCGAAACAAAACTTGGCAAAGTGGCTTGAGCAACAAATGATGTGCTTAATACACTTAATCCAAGTGCAATACTATTTAATACAAAACGTGTTTTTTTCATAAATACTCCAAAATAAATTTCAGATAACGTGGTCTGTAAGACAAAAAAATAAAAAAAATGTTCAATAAGAGGAGAGCAAATTATCTTGTTTAAAAGGAAATCGGAGCAGTACAAAAACGGTCTTACAAGTAGCAAATTCTATAAATTTATGTTCTAATACGCGCAATTTTCTAGTCAATAAAAAGGTCAAAAAATGAGCTGGATTAACCGAATTTTTAGTAAAAGTCCTTCTTCTTCCACTCGAAAAGCCAATGTGCCAGAAGGCGTGTGGACAAAATGTACTGCTTGTGAACAAGTACTTTATAGTGAAGAACTCAAACGTAATCTGTATGTTTGCCCGAAATGTGGTCATCATATGCGTATTGATGCTCGTGAGCGTTTATTAAATTTATTGGACGAAGATTCAAGCCAAGAAATTGCGGCAGATTTAGAACCAAAAGATATTTTAAAATTCAAAGATTTAAAGAAATATAAAGATCGTATCAATGCGGCGCAAAAAGAAACGGGCGAGAAAGATGCGCTAATTACTATGACAGGTACACTTTATAATATGCCAATCGTTGTGGCTGCATCGAACTTTGCTTTTATGGGCGGTTCAATGGGTTCTGTAGTTGGTGCAAAATTTGTTAAAGCGGCTGAAAAAGCGATGGAAATGAATTGTCCGTTTGTATGTTTCTCTGCGAGTGGTGGTGCTCGTATGCAGGAAGCATTATTCTCTTTAATGCAAATGGCAAAAACCAGTGCCGTACTTGCTCAAATGCGTGAAAAGGGTGTGCCATTTATTTCAGTATTAACGGATCCGACTTTAGGCGGCGTATCAGCCAGTTTTGCGATGTTAGGGGATTTAAATATTGCCGAGCCAAAAGCCTTAATTGGTTTTGCAGGGCCACGCGTTATTGAACAAACTGTGCGTGAAAAATTGCCAGAAGGTTTCCAACGTAGTGAGTTTCTACTTGAGAAAGGGGCAATTGATATGATCGTGAAACGTTCAGAAATGCGTCAAACTTTAGCAAGTGTACTGAGTAAATTAACGAATCAACCTTCTCCTTTTGTAGAACCTGAACTCATTTCAGAAGATGAATAATATGCAACTTAAAGCCACTTCGCCACTCGCTGAGTGGCTTTCTTATTTAGAAAAAAGCCATTTTAAACCTATTGATCTCGGTTTAGATCGTATTCAATCCGTGGCAGAAAAATTGGATTTACTTCATCCCGCCCCTTATGTGATAACTGTGGGGGGGACGAATGGTAAAGGCACGACTTGTCGCTTGTTAGAAACGATTCTGCTTAATCACGGATTACGTGTAGGCGTGTATTCTTCGCCCCATTTATTGCGTTATAACGAGCGAGTACGCATTCAAAATCAAGATTTACCCGATGAAGCACATACCGCCTCTTTTGCTTTTATTGATGAAAACAAAACAGAATCGCTGACTTATTTTGAATTTAGCACCCTTTCTGCATTGCATTTATTTAAGCAAGCAAAATTAGATGTGGTGATTTTAGAAGTGGGTTTGGGCGGCCGTTTAGATGCGACCAATATTGTGGATAGCCATCTTGCTGTGATTACTAGCATCGATATTGATCACACCGATTTTCTTGGGGATACCAGAGAGGCCATTGCTTTTGAAAAAGCAGGAATTTTCCGCGAAAATTGCCCTGTCGTGATTGGTGAACCTAATGTGCCGCAAACAATGTTAGATCAGGCCGAAAAATTACATTGCCAAGTTGCTCGTCGTGATGTGGATTGGTTATTTGAGCAAAATGCTGAAAATTGGCAATGGCAAAATAAAAAAGTGCGGTTAGAAAATTTGCCGTTTTGTCAGATTCCATTGGCGAATGCCGCAACGGCTCTGGCTGCCGTTCAATATTTACCTTTTGATATTTCAGAACAGACTTTGCGAAAATCTTTGCAAGAGGTAGAACTGGTTGGTCGTTTTCAAGCTATAAAAACAGATAAACGTGAAAAATTAGCGGATTATCTTGGCGTACCAGTTGAAACCTTGCCAACAATTATCGTTGATGTAGGGCATAATCCTCACGCTGCAAAATATTTATCTGAAAAATTGACCGCACTTAAACGTAGCATCGAGGGTAAAATGATTGCCGTGTGTGGGATGCTCAAAGACAAAGATGCAAATGGGGTATTTGAGCATTTAACACCTATTATTGATGAATGGCATTGTGTAACTTTAGGCGGCTATCGCGGGCAGTCAGGCGATGAATTAGCAGAGAAATTGAAAAGTCATTTCCCAAATATTCAAGCTACATCAGATAATTCTGTTATGGATGGTGTGTGTACAGCACTCAAAAGTGCGGTAAAAAATGATGTGGTTTTAGTCTTTGGATCTTTCCACACCGTTGCTGAATTTTGGGCTGTGGTGGAATAAAATGTACCATCAAAGCAAAGGGCTGATATTTAAAATCAGCCCTTATTTTTTGGAATATTATTTCCAAGAATATTTCACACCCACGGTGCCTTGGTAACCTTTGTGACTATTTTTTTCTCTGTTTTATCTTTTATATCAATTGTGAGTTCAACGACAATTAAAGTAAACCCTTTAGCATAAAACAGTATTTTCCTTATCGGTTGGATTTTAACCAGTTTGTGTTTATTTAACAAGTTTAGATTAGTGTGATTTTAGAAAAATAGAAGAAATATGATTTAGAACAATATTTATAATGTGGTGCTGTTTGGCAATGGCTGAGGTTCCCCTAAAAAATAAGGCTCAACACCTAATATCAAGTCAAAAACCGCTTTTATGCGGGCAAAAACTTCTCTTATTTGTGTGGAAAAATGTAATTCTGGCTGTTTTGCCACAAAGCAAATGGCATCAATATTATGTGCTTGGGCAATTAATAGCGCGCGTTCGCAATGAAATTTTTGACTGACAATC
The nucleotide sequence above comes from Haemophilus influenzae. Encoded proteins:
- the accD gene encoding acetyl-CoA carboxylase, carboxyltransferase subunit beta, translated to MSWINRIFSKSPSSSTRKANVPEGVWTKCTACEQVLYSEELKRNLYVCPKCGHHMRIDARERLLNLLDEDSSQEIAADLEPKDILKFKDLKKYKDRINAAQKETGEKDALITMTGTLYNMPIVVAASNFAFMGGSMGSVVGAKFVKAAEKAMEMNCPFVCFSASGGARMQEALFSLMQMAKTSAVLAQMREKGVPFISVLTDPTLGGVSASFAMLGDLNIAEPKALIGFAGPRVIEQTVREKLPEGFQRSEFLLEKGAIDMIVKRSEMRQTLASVLSKLTNQPSPFVEPELISEDE
- the folC gene encoding bifunctional tetrahydrofolate synthase/dihydrofolate synthase, whose product is MQLKATSPLAEWLSYLEKSHFKPIDLGLDRIQSVAEKLDLLHPAPYVITVGGTNGKGTTCRLLETILLNHGLRVGVYSSPHLLRYNERVRIQNQDLPDEAHTASFAFIDENKTESLTYFEFSTLSALHLFKQAKLDVVILEVGLGGRLDATNIVDSHLAVITSIDIDHTDFLGDTREAIAFEKAGIFRENCPVVIGEPNVPQTMLDQAEKLHCQVARRDVDWLFEQNAENWQWQNKKVRLENLPFCQIPLANAATALAAVQYLPFDISEQTLRKSLQEVELVGRFQAIKTDKREKLADYLGVPVETLPTIIVDVGHNPHAAKYLSEKLTALKRSIEGKMIAVCGMLKDKDANGVFEHLTPIIDEWHCVTLGGYRGQSGDELAEKLKSHFPNIQATSDNSVMDGVCTALKSAVKNDVVLVFGSFHTVAEFWAVVE